From Oncorhynchus masou masou isolate Uvic2021 chromosome 7, UVic_Omas_1.1, whole genome shotgun sequence, one genomic window encodes:
- the LOC135543578 gene encoding ADP-ribosylation factor-like protein 4C: MGNSFSNIAAFQSLHIVLLGLDSAGKTTVLYRLKFNEFVNTVPTIGFNTERIKLSNGTAKGISCHFWDVGGQEKLRPLWKSYSRCTDGIIYVVDSVDVDRLEEAKTELHKVTKFPENQGTPLLVIANKQDLPKSLPVHEIEKQLALNELSPSTTYHVQPACAIIGEGLHEGMDQLYEMIVKRRKSLKQKKKR, from the coding sequence ATGGGTAACAGTTTTTCTAACATAGCTGCTTTTCAGTCCCTGCATATTGTCTTGCTGGGTTTAGATTCCGCCGGTAAAACGACTGTCCTGTACCGCCTGAAATTCAACGAATTTGTGAACACTGTTCCCACAATCGGATTTAACACCGAGAGGATAAAACTAAGTAACGGTACTGCCAAAGGGATCAGTTGTCATTTTTGGGACGTGGGAGGACAGGAGAAGCTAAGACCGTTATGGAAATCTTACAGTCGGTGCACGGATGGCATTATTTACGTAGTGGACTCAGTGGACGTGGACAGACTAGAGGAAGCCAAAACAGAACTGCATAAAGTTACCAAATTCCCAGAAAACCAAGGGACTCCACTACTGGTGATAGCCAATAAGCAGGACTTGCCCAAGTCTCTACCTGTCCATGAGATTGAGAAGCAACTGGCACTGAATGAGCTCAGCCCTTCTACCACTTACCATGTCCAGCCTGCATGTGCCATCATAGGTGAAGGGCTCCATGAAGGCATGGATCAACTGTATGAAATGATTGTGAAACGAAGGAAATCATTGAAACAAAAGAAAAAGAGATAA